The Nicotiana tabacum cultivar K326 chromosome 1, ASM71507v2, whole genome shotgun sequence genome segment gtgttttgatttattattccctgatatttggtgcaatgcgGTTgattattttagtttccctgatatcgactgtatcccctaaattgatggcttatgtgtcatttaagttggcttggatttctcttcaaactggcttaactctctgtttatctcttcgaaggcttcgtcctcatcgtattccgatttaTTATCATAATCCAcctcttgtatagttagttcggaatcagattgatcttttagactaggttgaagatccgttgtgcatgccatgtcgttaagaccagtataaagagaactgttcagaaaagaaaagaagaaaataaaaataaaataaggaataaagaagaaactttttattttattgaattatgggttaacaaggtttcacactttgatgaatacaataaaaataaaaaggaatctggattacaaccctggattaatccagaaaacaagaaggaaaatcagagccaactaccaggactccctccgagtaggaagaggagtagccgtccaattgttgacattggcgCTAGGAcccataaactgtatgtctgccttactggaatcttctccagcttctatcatgttgacatcggcgaacagcCTTTCGAAGCCTTCATTCAAATCTTCATCTGGCCcgatcagtggtccgagaacctTTGGTATCGACAACTCTCTAATACCCgtcctgacaaatgatctggataggcacgggattggcttaggaaggacccagacacttttcttcaacttgcgggcccgctttacatccgctgcggtaggcttgaatcccaaatcaaaaagtatccaggttcttgggcaaagaaactggctggaccattccttgcagatcaatccccaaaccttttcctggtacaaacctgttgttcaacatctctgaggctatcatgaaggtcgcagctgcgattctgggaagtggaaggcccccaccctcaggaattttgtctactgagactgcgtcaaaaacctgataaacctatGGGCCCTTGTCATTGTCAGTTTCTATGAAGGGCCCAATGGCATCACTGACGGCATGTgtgccgtcatccccgtgtaccacaatctcttgtctatcccattcaaatttgaccatctgatgtagtgtagaaggcactgctttggctgcgtggatccagggtcgtcccaacaaaagattatacgacaccgccacatctatcacttgaaattccatggtgaactcgaccggaccaattgtcaattccagtatgatatcacccactgtgttaataccgcccccatcaaaacctcggatgcAGACGCTGTTCTTGTAGATCCTATCatcatcgaccttcagtttgttcagatggacaaaggacagatattggcacttgacccattatcaattagtgCTCGAGTGACCACTAAttcttcacatttcaccgtcagGTAGAGTGCcctgttgtgttctgtaccctctaccggtaactcattgtcagagaatgtcactcggtttacttcgaagattttgtgcgctattttctccaaatggttcactgagagcttgtccgggacatgggcttcattcagaatcttcattaatgcctgacaatgatcgtttgaatggatcaacaaggatagcaacTAGATCTGGGATggggtcttccttaactgctctacaatggagtagtcctgtgccttcatcttctttaaaaactcctctgcttcttcctccgttACTGGCTTTtttattgttacaggattggcccttctcaattctgcgggaacaaaacaccttcccgaacgagttaacccctaggcctcgcatacttcttccacaacctccttccccttatgcatcactgtcacttgactgtagctccatggcacaactttctcatttgttatcggcaactgcattactggcctgataacattTGGTTCTACATGGACCCCATTCACCACCaacactggtgtgcttgatactccctaCAGCACTACCTTGACTGACTTTGGCTTCTTCGCAGCAATAGACGAACCTTTCCCCACTACCACAAATGGTTTGTCATCTACCTTTCCCAACTGTACCACAGCCTTTCCATTGGTCGACTTTTTGTttggactggcacgaatcatcattaccgtatGTGAGGGTGTTTTAGGTTTCCCttcttcgtgcactagttcgatcatgtgggcctcatggtgcatCAGTaacgggttttcattgatgttaggtgcctctagtgcctgaacctcgatcctatttgtgtcaataagatcttgtacgacagtcttcaacttccaacacttctcagtatcatgcccgggagcccccgaacaatatttaCAGCTTACTGAGTGGttcagatttttgggaaggggatttggcaatttgggttcaacaggacttaataggcctaactgcctcaacttgtggaacagagtagtataggtttctcccagcggagtgaatgttctcgacCTCTGCACCCTCTCGTTCCTGAAAGCATGATTTCCGCGAAAGCTTGGCCCTGCAGGATTCCTGTAGTCCCTTGGTGGTGAGTATATGATTTGCGGAGgtgggtatgtgttttgtggaggtggatatgtatgttggggaggtggatatgtatgttggggagccggcgcatgccattgcgggcgagccggaggctgggtgtaagtttgggagtgatggacggagaaatgtggctcttgtggtggataatagggttgtggagggttgtatggattgtgtggataatttgggtaatggggtctgggttggtagcgaggggaaggacctctggatttggaccaagtacctgcttcgactgttgcgaccttctctctcttctttttcccgagcgcacctcccatGCCGCTTTGGATAACCTGAGTTGTGGCCTTTATTGttgaataactcattatcttgttggacctgagtccttcttcaaccataccgcccatttttactacttcattgaaagatttaccaactgatatcaccaggtgaccaaagtaagttggctccaacgtttgtaagaagtagtccaccatttcaccttccctcattggtggatcgactcttgctgcttgttcacTCCAACGGAAttcgaattccctgaagctctctccaggtTTTTTCTCAAGCTTTAACAGTGTGAGATGgtcggggacgatctcaaggttatagtggaaatgacctgcaaatgcttgtgctagatcgtcccaggtagaCCACCTGCTAGGATTCTGCCTCATGTACCATTCTAATAcagacccgcttaaactttgaccgaaataagctatcaaaagctcatcctttccacctgcccctctcatcttactacagaaacttcgtagatcaaactttggcattttaaaaCCTAACgacaattgaacatcggggaaagGACACAGATCTTTATAGGACACATTGACTTGgatgcccaatccatgcatattcctgaaggattgctacAGACTTTTCACTTTACGGAGCACTTCATCTTGCTCTGGATTCTTAGTTGTCCTCTCAGTTTCTGTCGAGAAcagaaggtgaggggtgtaagtgtatggctcgggtgctttgaaggtgagttcaggaggatagtattgattgtCATGAACCTGAAACACTGATTCATCGaatgatttttgcaatgtggctggtggaggtgccacaaaaataggaacaactggtggaggagggttttgtttgggtggtgaagcttggggattataagaagtttccccttgatagtatttggcaatgggaaagcttgttgatggaccagtggaagggtATTCCGGAGTCCAAGCTGGTGAAAGGGTAGAagtagggggaagtattggtggtgtctgtcccttagcccaggctaggtgcatcccagctatctcttgtctcaacctgtctacttcctccttcatcatttgcatctccgtcttttcctccttaacacttttgtccgaaccagacatactttccggaatgggcccttttgatcttgtgtggtaatggtaatctgctagaacgttctaacgagctaactgttttgaaatctctttctctgatataaacaacaaacttgttagcgttagagtttaacacatattgcaatttcacattggggaatgcaatgttcctaggcagtttaaccatttctaatatgtctttgcttcgactgcatgcgtcattccggcttatgtattttttttatcaatcCGCTAGGCAAACGCCTAGAGCTAGTTTTATTAATAACCAGATAAAAGACAAAATACAATGTCATTATATCCTACGAACCGCAAAGAATAAAGTTTGAAATTAACAAATAGCCTATTATCAAAGTTGAGTGTTGCACTCAACATTGATATCACATTAATGCTATTAAACTTTGTAATACAATTTTGCATCCAAGAATGTGCATGTGAAAGGGTTCCAAAACACATGCTGTACTTTGTTTGCACTCATTTGACCAGATCTTATCGAGTTCCATTCATCCTCCATCATTAAAACAAATATATACCTGAGCTCCTCTAAAATCCCTAGCATGCTGGTGTTAAATCCAACCTTTTTGTTCCATCATCGAGTTTCTTTCAGCATTAGTCTTCGGCGTGCAATTCCAATTGGAACTGCCGAGCCTCCCTCTTGGAACGCACGTAAGCTCCACCTACAGCTGCATCATAAAGAAATATATCCCATAGTACCTTCATCGTAGAGTATTGCATGCTTTTATGTATCCTAGATAACTTTCCATGTGCATTCCACTTTTCCATTTGATTCCTTTGCTCAACAGCATGTGTTGTGTGCCATGCCTTCCACATTAAACCATGTGTACATATTATTTTAATGAATCCGAAAATGTATTGAAGCAACACATGCTGCATTGGCCTTCCCCGAGAGTGGATTATTTTATGAATCCGAAATACAAAGCTGCATTGGCCTTTGTTGCCATCTTTTCTCGAAAACATTTTTGCCTCCCTCTTGGAATGCACGTGAGCTCCACCTACAACTGCATCATAAATAAATATATCCCATAGTACCTTCATCCTAGAGTATTGCATGCTTTTATGTATCCTAGATAACTTTCCATGTGCATTCCACTTTTCCATTTGATTCCTTTGCTCAACAACATGTGTTGTCTGCCATGCCTTCCACATTAAACCATGTGTACACATTATTTTAATGAATACGAAAATGTATTGAAGCAACACATGCTACATTGGCCTTCCAAGAGAGTGGATTATTTTATGAATCCTTAAGAAATATACAAAGCTGCATTGGCCTTTATTGCCATCTTTTCTCGAAAACATTTTTCTGCACATGCTAGTTGTGTTTCCAATGCCATTTGCTTCTTGTTGTGGTCGAAATGAAGAGCAATCATTTTTATATTCCCAGATCCTGTCTCTAAACGAACCGTGCGTGTGCTATTAAACACTTCTGCACCATGCTGGTTGTATATCCAAGGAACTGAAAGCACGCGATCACCCCATGCTGGTTGGGTTTCTAATGCCATTAGTctttgttgttgtgctcgattaTTGATGTGTTTTTGTTCTTTAGCATAAGTTATCTCGAAAAGTTTAAGCATGGAGTGCCATAAGCATTGTGATAACGTAGTGTCACTTGCGCTAGAGAGAAGATAGTTAGAAATACCAACCATTATATCCTCCTCCCTTAGGATTTGAATATATTGGTCGATTAAGTTGACATGCCTCCtgctcttccttttctcttttattcttgtCTCCTATCCACCTTCACCCTTAGACTTAGACATTTCAGCTTATCTTCATTAACCAGCCTCCTTCCCTGTGCATCTAGATGCCAGAAttgttggcattctatttctccatgatctaaagcataattagccaagtgatctgccagcTTGTTGCCCTCCCTATGAATATGAGTAAGTGTGTAATTGCCCTCATTCATTAGTTGCATCATTTCCTTTACCTGGTCAGAtatgatccatggtggtttcCAGATCCCATCCATTATCTTTTTTAATAACATTGAGTCAGTTTGAAGCCATACATGAGAGTATTGTTGAAATCTGCAGAACCTTAGTGCTTCTACCATGGCCTTCGCTTCAGCTACTATGTTTGTTGTCTCCTCAATCTCTTTCCCTACTGACTTGACTATGTCACCATTTTCATTTCTTATACAAAAACCTATTGAGCTCCTGCCTGGATTTCCTCTCGATGCACCATCCGTATTAACTTTTAGCCATCCTGCACTTGGAAATTCCCACATGACTTTTGTAACCTTAAGTTTAGGAGTGAAATTTTCCATCATAGTTAATAGATCTTGCCATTTGTGAGGTACCATGTCCATCCCAGGCTTTCTCACTTTCACCAATGCCTGGagatttgatgaaacttgataaATCACCCTGCTAGTTGTCACAGCATCACCATACTTCatactattttttcttttccaaagttCCCAGACTACGTATGAGGGGAGTGCTTGCATTACTGGTTTGAGCCTTAAGCACACATTTGCAGTCCAACATTTTGTGATTGCTTGGTGCAATGTAAGTCCCTCCACAGCTATTCCTGCCCTCTATAGAAAATACTTCCAAGTTGTCTCTGCAGTTTCTGATCTAAAAAACAAGTGCCGAAGAGATTCCTCGTCAGGCTGTACACAACACCAACATTTTGATGGCATGCAGTAGCCTACCCTTTTCAAGAAATCATCTAAAGGTAGCTTTGCTTTCCACACTTTCCACATGaaaaatgctattttaaaagGCAGTCCCTTTACCCAAATCATCCTATAAGCTATTCTTGGTTCGTCTCTTCTTCTCGTATACTCCCATGATGACTTAACACTGAAATATCCTCTTGTTTCCAGCATCCAACAAGGCATGTCAAGAACCTGCTGAGGTGAAGGTGGTTTGATTTTCTCCAGAATGTgtactgctaagtcttcaggaAGCATTTCAAATAGCTTGTCCACATCCCACTCACCATCTAAGGTAACATCATGTACATTATGTACATTTTCATCAATGTCAAAGTCTTGAGGAACTAAAAAATATAGTGCCCCAAGACCTGTCAGTTTTCATACCAAAATAGTGAGGATCCCCTTTTTATTTGCCAAAGGATTTGATGTTCAATCAGATCTCTGCATTCCAACATTTTTCTCCAAATGTGAGACCCCCTTTTCCATGGAACAATTACAGAATTTAATTTTTTACAGTATTTCTGACATACGAAAGAACTCCATAGGCTTGGTTTTATTTTGAAATTCCACCACAACTTGTTGAATAATGCCTTTGCTACATCATGCAGTGACCTGAAAATTATTCCTCCTTCCTCAACTGGCATGCATAATGTATTTCATGAAGCCCAATGCCTACTAGTTCCTCCTATAGTGCTGCTCCAGAAAAACTGAGCAAGCAATTTGTGCAACCTATTTATCACATACTTTGAAGGGTTTACCGCTGATAGTAGATGCATAGGCATGCTTTGCAGTACATGGGATATGAGAACTGCCCTGTCCCTACTAATAATAAATTGCCCTGCCATGATTGCAGTTTGTCCATTACCTTAGTAATTAGGGGCTGATAGTATTCCAGCTTTCTCCTTGCATAAAATATAGGACAACCTAGATATATGATAGGTAAATAATTCCTATGAATGCCTGTGATCCTTTCCACCTTGCTGACCACTTCCATGTCTGTTAAATGATGTAGGTACACAACTGATTTGGTCTTGTTAACAAGCTGCCCAGATGCAGCTTCATATGCCTTCAGCacttgcataatcagcatcagagaTGTTTCATctgaggatgagaaaataatcaTGTCATCTGCATACGCCAAATGATTGATCTTTGGACTCCACTTTGGCATCCCAAATCCACAAAAATACAGGTTAGTATGAAGTGCATTGAGACCcctagataatgcttctgctgCCAATATAAACAAAGTTGGAGATACAGGATCACCTTGTTTTACTCCCCCTGAGGACTTAAAGAACCCATGAGCTTGACCATTGATTAGAATAGAATACCAATTGTTTGAAACTAATCCAAAGACAATCCCTATCAACCTTTCTGTGAATCCCATCTTTCTCAGTACCTTGGTTAGGAATAGCCAAGATAATCTATCATAAGCTTTGGTCATATCTAGCTTCAGGATGACATTAGGTCCAACCTTAGTTCTAAGCCTAATGCCAGTCACTATCTCCTGAGTTAGAAGGATGTTTTCTACTATATTCCTGCCCTTACCAAAACATGCACGTTCCTCTGATATCAGACTTGGGAGAAATTTCACTAGCCTTTCATGTACCACCCTCGATATAACCTTATTAGAA includes the following:
- the LOC142162301 gene encoding uncharacterized protein LOC142162301; protein product: MGFTERLIGIVFGLVSNNWYSILINGQAHGFFKSSGGVKQGDPVSPTLFILAAEALSRGLNALHTNLYFCGFGMPKWSPKINHLAYADDMIIFSSSDETSLMLIMQVLKAYEAASGQLVNKTKSVVYLHHLTDMEVVSKVERITGIHRNYLPIIYLGCPIFYARRKLEYYQPLITKVMDKLQSWQGLGALYFLVPQDFDIDENVHNVHDVTLDGEWDVDKLFEMLPEDLAVHILEKIKPPSPQQVLDMPCWMLETRGYFSVKSSWEYTRRRDEPRIAYRMIWVKGLPFKIAFFMWKVWKAKLPLDDFLKRRAGIAVEGLTLHQAITKCWTANVCLRLKPVMQALPSYVVWELWKRKNSMKYGDAVTTSRVIYQVSSNLQALVKVRKPGMDMVPHKWQDLLTMMENFTPKLKVTKVMWEFPSAGWLKVNTDGASRGNPGRSSIGFCIRNENGDIVKSVGKEIEETTNIVAEAKAMVEALRFCRFQQYSHVWLQTDSMLLKKIMDGIWKPPWIISDQGRRLVNEDKLKCLSLRVKVDRRQE